Proteins encoded in a region of the Brevefilum fermentans genome:
- a CDS encoding LCP family protein has translation MKTFFKNIARNFPKDRTTRIILGVLVVLGLVGSFFSFRFAWHIVATNQTFSLPGDPIINAQLTNGDQEGLTSDKTSSGYVPSANLPTPEPWDGISRINLLLMGLDYRDWEAGETPRTDTMILLTFDPLNDTAGMLSIPRDLWVPIPGFDYHKINTAYYLGEVYNLPGGGPGLAMKTVEELLGVPIQYYAQIDFQAFVDFIDHIDGVKLTFDEPMVLDRRGPDNTITIEPGIYTLPGEYALAYVRSRAGEAGDFGRAKRQQAFIIAVRDRILEFDMMPKLVAKAPQIYADISAGIHTNLSVNEVIKLGWSVLDIDRADIKSRMISNEYTTMAVSEDGLDILRPMPDKIRLLRDELFGDGDVFGPVAEGDLRDIIAEEGARVSVRNGSSYGGLAAQTAAWLREQGINVVEETNAEYTVFSKIFLYNSKPYALKFLAEISGLTSLNIHYNDEVDVGFDIIFILGDDWANNNPMP, from the coding sequence TTGAAAACCTTCTTTAAAAACATTGCCCGTAATTTCCCTAAGGACCGAACGACCCGGATTATTCTCGGCGTCTTGGTGGTGCTGGGGCTGGTCGGATCATTCTTCAGCTTTCGTTTTGCCTGGCACATCGTGGCTACCAACCAGACGTTTTCACTACCTGGTGACCCGATCATAAACGCACAGTTGACGAACGGGGATCAGGAAGGCTTAACCTCAGATAAAACGTCGTCCGGGTATGTCCCCTCTGCCAACCTGCCCACACCAGAGCCCTGGGATGGAATCAGTCGAATTAATCTTCTTTTAATGGGGTTGGACTACCGGGATTGGGAAGCGGGAGAGACCCCGCGTACCGATACCATGATTTTATTGACCTTTGACCCCCTGAATGATACGGCCGGCATGCTATCAATCCCCCGGGATCTGTGGGTGCCCATCCCTGGATTTGATTATCACAAGATCAACACCGCGTATTACCTGGGGGAGGTTTATAATTTACCGGGCGGTGGTCCGGGTTTGGCAATGAAAACCGTTGAAGAACTTTTAGGGGTACCCATTCAATATTATGCTCAAATTGATTTTCAGGCGTTTGTGGATTTTATCGACCACATTGACGGTGTCAAATTGACCTTTGACGAGCCCATGGTGCTGGACCGCCGCGGCCCGGATAACACCATTACCATTGAACCGGGTATCTATACATTGCCAGGCGAATATGCCCTGGCTTATGTGCGCTCGCGGGCTGGTGAAGCCGGCGACTTTGGCCGGGCAAAACGACAGCAGGCTTTTATTATCGCTGTACGGGACCGCATTCTTGAATTTGATATGATGCCCAAACTGGTGGCTAAAGCGCCGCAGATTTATGCCGATATCTCCGCCGGCATCCACACCAACCTGTCGGTTAACGAGGTAATCAAACTGGGTTGGTCCGTTCTCGATATCGACCGCGCGGACATCAAATCGCGGATGATCAGCAATGAATATACCACCATGGCTGTATCAGAAGATGGGCTCGATATTCTCAGACCGATGCCCGATAAAATCCGTTTATTGCGCGATGAGCTTTTTGGTGATGGAGATGTCTTTGGTCCTGTTGCAGAGGGTGATCTGCGCGATATCATCGCTGAGGAAGGTGCACGGGTTTCTGTGCGCAATGGGTCCTCGTATGGCGGCCTGGCAGCTCAGACTGCGGCTTGGCTGCGTGAGCAGGGCATCAATGTCGTGGAAGAGACCAACGCTGAGTATACGGTGTTCAGCAAAATATTCCTGTATAACAGCAAGCCCTATGCATTAAAATTTCTGGCAGAAATTTCAGGGTTAACATCCCTCAACATTCACTACAATGACGAGGTGGATGTTGGTTTTGATATTATTTTTATCCTCGGTGATGATTGGGCGAATAATAACCCCATGCCATAA
- a CDS encoding Glu/Leu/Phe/Val family dehydrogenase has protein sequence MSEHTNAFTMAQKQFDRVADLLGLDQQVREILRFPLREYHLRLPVQMDDGSIRVFQGYRVQHNDARGPAKGGIRFHPGETADTVRALAMWMTWKCAVADIPLGGGKGGIVVDPATLSMDEKERLCRAYVRSIWRNIGPRQDVPAPDVGTNAQMMGWMMDEYSTITGQYTPGVITGKPVGGGGSLGRREATGYGVIYTVRETMKHLKIDPTKTTAAIQGFGNVAQFAAEGFIKQLGGKVICVSYWDREDRASYTVCKDDGIDLDFLVSITDQYGSINKDQAVSAGYTIEAGDEWIAKEVDVLIPAALEGQVNGESVKKIHSRVKILAEGANGPTTPEADEVLKARGIFVIPDFLCNAGGVTTSYFEGVQNDMNFYWTKTEVLEKLDDKMTQAYASVYDMSKAQDVYMRDAAYMVAIDKVVKAMELRGWL, from the coding sequence ATGTCAGAACATACCAATGCTTTTACCATGGCTCAGAAGCAATTTGACCGGGTTGCAGACCTTTTGGGACTCGACCAGCAGGTCAGGGAGATCCTGCGGTTTCCGCTGCGAGAATATCATCTACGCTTGCCGGTGCAGATGGACGATGGCAGTATTCGCGTGTTTCAGGGCTATCGCGTGCAGCACAATGATGCCCGCGGACCGGCGAAAGGCGGCATCCGCTTTCATCCGGGTGAAACCGCGGATACCGTGCGCGCCCTGGCCATGTGGATGACCTGGAAATGCGCCGTTGCCGATATTCCCCTGGGCGGCGGCAAGGGCGGCATCGTCGTCGACCCGGCAACCCTGTCCATGGACGAAAAAGAGCGCCTGTGCCGGGCGTATGTGCGCAGCATCTGGCGCAATATTGGACCCCGGCAGGACGTTCCTGCGCCCGATGTCGGCACCAATGCGCAGATGATGGGCTGGATGATGGATGAATATTCGACCATCACCGGGCAGTACACTCCGGGCGTGATCACCGGCAAGCCGGTGGGCGGCGGCGGCTCCCTCGGTCGGCGAGAAGCCACAGGCTACGGCGTGATCTACACCGTGCGTGAAACCATGAAGCACCTCAAGATTGATCCGACCAAGACCACGGCAGCGATCCAGGGCTTTGGCAACGTGGCTCAATTTGCGGCGGAAGGCTTTATCAAACAACTGGGCGGAAAGGTGATCTGTGTCAGCTATTGGGATCGTGAGGATCGCGCCTCTTATACGGTCTGCAAGGATGATGGCATCGACCTGGATTTCTTAGTGAGCATCACCGATCAGTATGGATCGATCAACAAGGACCAGGCGGTAAGCGCCGGATATACGATCGAAGCTGGCGATGAATGGATCGCCAAAGAGGTGGACGTTCTCATCCCGGCGGCGCTGGAAGGACAGGTCAATGGTGAATCAGTCAAGAAGATCCACAGCCGGGTGAAGATCCTGGCTGAAGGCGCCAACGGTCCCACCACCCCTGAGGCAGATGAGGTGTTGAAAGCGCGCGGCATTTTTGTGATCCCCGACTTCCTGTGTAACGCCGGAGGCGTGACCACCTCGTACTTTGAGGGCGTCCAGAATGACATGAACTTCTACTGGACCAAGACCGAGGTGCTGGAAAAATTGGATGACAAAATGACCCAGGCTTACGCCTCGGTGTACGATATGTCCAAAGCGCAGGATGTGTACATGCGCGACGCCGCCTACATGGTGGCGATTGATAAAGTGGTTAAGGCGATGGAGCTGCGCGGCTGGCTGTAG
- a CDS encoding VanW family protein has protein sequence MINNNDRTNPSQQPLLRILWALPIAGVIFSLALIAALVGYEVAYADRVYPGVHVQNIDLSGMTLEETNEKLADALQFRQQGTLQFTYQDQEWRFTPAELGYRVDPSSSAEKAFDVGRGGWFGANLIEKASAWFTGVQIAPVALYDERVALQVLQSIAEEIDRPVVEASLSLDNTDVSVVSGQVGLEVDLSAALSEVATHLVQMEDAPIDLIVHETQPMIMDVELPAKQARKILSDHLVLTAPATGEDESQSWSIAPGDLAGMLTILRVDDGDETLYQVGINQDLFRIYLSSLAPGLFVNPVNARFIFNDDTRQLEVLEPAVIGRDLDIETTIENINAELLNGVHEVPLTFTTLKPPVTDDMTGEELGIVEQVQTYTSYFFDSGSTRVQNIRAGASRFHGLLIAPWETFSMAEALGNISLDNGYAEAPIIYGDQTIQGIGGGICQVSTTLFRAAFFAGFPINERHAHSYRVGYYELLSNGARDPNLAGLDATVYVPFVDLKFTNDTDHWLLMETYVGSASLTWKFYSTNTGRTVDWHTTGPTNIVKAPDPLYRENPDLPKGTIKQVDYAADGANVSVTRTVYLHDQVYFSDAFYTHFEPWQAIFEYGPGTEGIPEQKSD, from the coding sequence ATGATCAACAACAATGACCGAACAAATCCATCCCAACAACCGCTGCTGCGCATTTTGTGGGCATTGCCCATTGCCGGGGTGATTTTTAGCCTGGCTCTCATCGCTGCATTGGTGGGCTACGAGGTTGCCTATGCGGATCGGGTTTACCCGGGTGTGCACGTGCAAAATATTGACTTATCCGGAATGACCCTTGAAGAGACCAACGAAAAATTAGCCGATGCGCTCCAATTCAGGCAGCAGGGCACGCTCCAGTTCACTTACCAGGATCAGGAGTGGCGCTTCACGCCTGCTGAGCTGGGTTATCGCGTTGACCCCTCATCCAGTGCTGAAAAGGCGTTTGACGTGGGTCGCGGCGGCTGGTTTGGCGCAAACCTGATCGAGAAAGCCAGCGCCTGGTTTACCGGAGTGCAAATTGCACCTGTTGCGCTTTACGATGAGCGGGTTGCTTTGCAGGTGCTGCAATCCATTGCTGAAGAAATCGATCGCCCGGTGGTCGAAGCATCCCTGAGCTTAGACAATACCGATGTGTCCGTGGTCAGCGGCCAGGTGGGGCTTGAAGTTGACCTTTCAGCAGCGCTGTCAGAAGTTGCGACCCATCTTGTGCAGATGGAAGATGCACCGATCGACCTGATTGTGCATGAAACACAACCGATGATCATGGATGTTGAACTCCCGGCAAAGCAGGCTCGCAAGATCCTCAGCGATCACCTGGTACTGACCGCGCCGGCTACCGGTGAAGATGAAAGCCAATCCTGGTCGATTGCCCCCGGCGATCTGGCGGGGATGCTGACCATTTTACGTGTTGATGACGGGGACGAAACCTTGTATCAGGTGGGGATTAATCAGGACTTGTTCCGCATTTACCTCAGCAGCCTGGCGCCCGGCTTGTTTGTCAACCCGGTCAATGCACGCTTTATCTTCAACGACGATACGCGGCAGTTAGAGGTGCTGGAACCCGCAGTCATCGGTCGAGATTTGGATATCGAAACAACGATTGAGAATATCAATGCGGAACTGCTAAACGGTGTACATGAGGTCCCATTAACCTTCACCACCCTCAAGCCGCCAGTGACCGATGATATGACCGGGGAAGAGCTGGGAATTGTCGAGCAGGTGCAGACATACACCTCTTATTTCTTTGATTCGGGAAGCACCCGCGTGCAAAATATCCGCGCCGGCGCCAGTCGCTTTCATGGCTTGTTGATCGCACCCTGGGAGACCTTTTCTATGGCAGAGGCATTGGGCAATATCAGCCTGGATAACGGCTATGCTGAAGCGCCCATAATCTACGGGGACCAGACCATCCAGGGCATCGGTGGCGGGATTTGCCAGGTGAGCACTACTCTCTTCCGGGCGGCCTTTTTTGCCGGCTTTCCCATCAACGAGCGCCATGCCCATTCCTACCGGGTTGGGTATTATGAGCTGTTGAGCAACGGCGCTCGAGACCCCAATTTAGCCGGTTTGGATGCCACCGTTTATGTGCCGTTTGTTGATCTTAAGTTCACCAATGACACGGATCACTGGCTTTTGATGGAAACTTATGTGGGAAGCGCTTCACTGACCTGGAAATTTTATTCCACCAACACCGGGCGCACTGTGGACTGGCATACCACAGGGCCGACAAACATTGTTAAAGCGCCAGACCCCCTTTATCGCGAGAATCCCGACCTGCCCAAAGGCACGATCAAGCAGGTTGATTACGCTGCTGATGGCGCGAATGTCAGTGTCACCCGCACCGTTTATCTGCACGACCAGGTTTATTTTTCCGATGCCTTCTACACACATTTCGAGCCCTGGCAGGCGATCTTCGAATATGGACCCGGCACGGAAGGCATCCCGGAGCAAAAATCAGATTGA
- a CDS encoding Trm112 family protein — translation MVNQELLDMLRCPSCVQNSEGLLEYFQECWLICQECGRKYPIVEDIPVMLIDEGDKWIETDKADLPIPPPPIK, via the coding sequence ATGGTTAATCAAGAATTGCTCGACATGTTACGCTGCCCAAGTTGTGTTCAAAACAGTGAGGGATTGCTTGAATATTTTCAGGAATGCTGGCTGATTTGCCAGGAGTGCGGTCGAAAATATCCTATCGTTGAGGATATCCCGGTGATGTTGATCGACGAAGGCGATAAATGGATTGAGACTGACAAGGCTGACCTGCCGATTCCTCCCCCACCGATTAAATAG
- a CDS encoding DegV family protein — MQIVTDSGYDLSPQQEEGLPIHSLPLKLTLNSVSYRSGIDIQPEEFYSMLENTDDMPTTSTPSPGEFLELYQKIAETDTDILSVHISSGLSGTLGVAQVAASQLPHLNIQLVDTRTLSGEMGWQVEAAGRGALEGWSLEAVLQRLAQIRAASEIIFTLPNLSYLIHGGRISHLKGLLANLLGIKPLIGVDKADGKYYERGKARTFQRAIQAIPAYIASKFPEGTHLRAQIGHANNPDAASKLREATEALFKCDWLPDFTISPVLGAHTGRGLVGLVFAPLSSLPA, encoded by the coding sequence ATGCAAATTGTAACCGACAGCGGCTATGACCTTTCACCGCAACAAGAAGAAGGCCTCCCGATTCATTCGCTGCCGCTTAAGCTCACCTTGAACAGCGTATCTTATCGCAGCGGGATTGACATCCAGCCGGAGGAGTTCTACTCGATGCTGGAAAATACCGACGATATGCCCACAACGTCAACCCCATCCCCGGGTGAATTTCTTGAACTCTACCAAAAAATTGCTGAAACCGATACGGACATCCTCTCCGTTCACATCTCATCGGGTCTGAGCGGTACACTTGGCGTGGCGCAGGTTGCAGCGAGCCAGCTACCACACCTCAATATTCAACTGGTCGATACCCGTACGCTTTCTGGTGAAATGGGCTGGCAGGTCGAAGCTGCCGGGCGGGGCGCCCTTGAAGGATGGTCGCTGGAGGCGGTATTACAGCGCCTGGCGCAGATCCGGGCAGCATCAGAGATCATCTTCACCCTGCCCAACCTCTCGTACCTGATCCACGGCGGGCGGATCAGCCACCTTAAGGGTTTGCTGGCTAACCTTCTGGGGATTAAACCCCTGATCGGGGTTGATAAAGCCGACGGCAAATATTATGAACGCGGCAAAGCCCGCACCTTCCAGCGCGCCATTCAAGCCATTCCCGCTTACATCGCCAGTAAATTTCCAGAAGGCACACACCTTCGCGCCCAGATCGGCCATGCGAACAATCCCGATGCCGCCAGCAAGCTGCGAGAAGCCACAGAAGCCCTTTTTAAATGTGATTGGCTGCCTGATTTCACAATCTCACCTGTTCTGGGCGCACATACCGGGCGAGGTTTGGTCGGCCTGGTCTTTGCGCCGTTGAGCAGCTTGCCCGCCTGA
- a CDS encoding SIMPL domain-containing protein, translating into MSKKLNLLFVSILILGALAACSPKAPFTSPDSSRTLSVNGIGRVTVVPNMATINVGVHSEAEVVTDALEANSAQANAISQVLQKMGIEEKDIQTSNFNIYPNDRWNPMTGEVEGRYFAVENTVNVTVRDLSTLGEVLNAVVEAGANSIYGISFNVDDRSAAIAEARDLAIADAKVKAEAIAASAGVKLGEIISISVYESSTPIGFYDGMGGMMAAEMDVPIAAGTLSVVMECNVSYAIK; encoded by the coding sequence ATGTCTAAAAAATTAAATTTATTGTTCGTCAGCATCCTGATTTTGGGCGCACTGGCTGCCTGCTCGCCGAAAGCCCCGTTCACCAGCCCGGATAGTAGCCGCACACTTTCGGTCAACGGAATCGGTCGGGTCACCGTCGTCCCCAACATGGCAACGATCAACGTCGGCGTTCATTCCGAAGCGGAAGTCGTCACCGATGCCCTGGAGGCTAACAGCGCCCAGGCGAATGCCATTTCACAGGTTTTGCAAAAGATGGGAATTGAAGAAAAGGATATTCAAACCTCGAACTTCAATATCTATCCGAACGATCGCTGGAATCCCATGACCGGAGAGGTGGAAGGTCGCTACTTTGCGGTTGAAAACACCGTCAATGTGACCGTGCGCGATTTATCCACCCTGGGTGAGGTGCTCAACGCAGTTGTAGAGGCAGGCGCAAATTCGATCTACGGGATTAGCTTCAACGTTGACGATCGTTCAGCAGCGATTGCCGAGGCGCGCGATTTAGCGATTGCGGATGCAAAGGTTAAAGCCGAAGCGATTGCTGCCTCCGCCGGCGTCAAACTGGGCGAGATCATCAGCATCAGCGTCTATGAATCCAGCACGCCCATCGGTTTCTATGATGGTATGGGTGGGATGATGGCCGCAGAAATGGACGTCCCCATCGCTGCCGGCACGCTGAGCGTTGTAATGGAATGCAACGTCAGCTACGCCATCAAGTAA